TTTGTCAAGCACTATCTTGAAAATGAAGAATTCCCAAATCCTAGAGCTAAGAGGGATATGGGCAAATATTATCAAGATCATGATATACCAACTGATGATGAATATAAGCCTGGTTTTGGAGGAGATTAACAATGTCTGATTACAATTCGAAAATAATTACTTTTTATTCTTATAAAGGTGGGGTCGGCAGAAGTATGGCTTTGGCCAATGTAGCTTGGTTATTAGCTAATAAATATGGACATAAAGTATTATTGGTTGATTGGGATTTAGAAGCACCAGGTTTGCATAAGTTTTTTAACATAAAGGAAAATGAAATTAAAACTGGCTTAATTGACCTATTTTATGACTATAAAACTTTGTTAAAAGAAGATCATCCCATCACCAATGATGAATTTATTGACTTAGATCAATACATCATGAAATTGCCATGTAATTTTGACAAAGGTTCTTTATCGATCTTACCCGCTGGGAAAACGGATGATGGTAATTATGCAAATCAAGTTAACAATTTTGAATGGGATGATTTTTACAAAAACTGGCATGGTTTTGGATTTATTGAGTACCTTAAAGATAAATTAAAAAGCAAAGCTGATTTTGTTCTTATTGATAGTAGAACTGGTATTACAGATATTGGTGGAATTTGCACCTTACAAATGCCTGATGTGGTTGTCCTTTTATTTTCATTGAATGAACAGTGCATATCCGGTACTGAGATGATTGCTGAAAAAATATTGACTAAGTCATCAGATGTAGTGGAACAACAAAATCCGCCGAAAATTATCTTAATCCCTTCACGTATTGACAAAAACCTTGAAATAGATACTAAACATGAATGGGAATTGAAGTCCGCTAGGCGTCTAAAAAAATACATCGAATTACCCGAGGATAAATCCTTAGATTACATTAAAGAGAATTCTATTCCTTATGTTGGGTTCTACAGCTTCGGTGAAATCCTGGCAGTGAAAAAAGAACCAAAAGAAGAACCTGCCAAATCACTTGAAAATCTTACTAGAATGATTAGAATGGCATCAGGATGTGAAGAAGACGCCTTGGAAGTCTTTGAGAAAGCTATTGAGATCAAACCGGATGATTTCAGTGCATGGTATAACAAAGGTAATACACTTGTTAATCTCGGAAGATATGAAGATGCCTTAGAAGCTTTTGAGAAAGCTACTGAGATCAAACCGGATAATCTTCGTGCATGGATTAACAAAGGTAATACTCTTGATGATCTTGGAAGAAATGAAGATGCCTTGGAAGTCTTTGAGAAAGCTATTGAGATCAAACCGGATGATTTTCGTGTATTGAATAACAAAGGTACTGCTCTTGCAAATCTCGGAAGATATGAAGATGCCTTAGAAGCCTTTGAGAAAGCTATTGAAATCAAACCGGATACCTATACATGGTATAACCAAGGTAATACTCTTGGTCATCTCGGAAGATATGAAGATGCCTTAGAAGCCTTTGAGAAAGCTATTGAGATCAAACCGG
The sequence above is drawn from the ANME-2 cluster archaeon genome and encodes:
- a CDS encoding tetratricopeptide repeat protein, which gives rise to MSDYNSKIITFYSYKGGVGRSMALANVAWLLANKYGHKVLLVDWDLEAPGLHKFFNIKENEIKTGLIDLFYDYKTLLKEDHPITNDEFIDLDQYIMKLPCNFDKGSLSILPAGKTDDGNYANQVNNFEWDDFYKNWHGFGFIEYLKDKLKSKADFVLIDSRTGITDIGGICTLQMPDVVVLLFSLNEQCISGTEMIAEKILTKSSDVVEQQNPPKIILIPSRIDKNLEIDTKHEWELKSARRLKKYIELPEDKSLDYIKENSIPYVGFYSFGEILAVKKEPKEEPAKSLENLTRMIRMASGCEEDALEVFEKAIEIKPDDFSAWYNKGNTLVNLGRYEDALEAFEKATEIKPDNLRAWINKGNTLDDLGRNEDALEVFEKAIEIKPDDFRVLNNKGTALANLGRYEDALEAFEKAIEIKPDTYTWYNQGNTLGHLGRYEDALEAFEKAIEIKPDNFHAWINKGNTLGNLKRYEDALEAFEKAIEIKPDDFSAWYNKGNTFDDLVRYEDALEAFEKATEIKPDNFHAWYNKGITLDDLGRYEDALEVYEKAIEIKPDAKAWYNKGTALGNLGRYEDALEAFEKAIEIKPDDLRALNNKGTTLDNLGRYEDALEAFEKAIEIKPDDFSALNNKGTTLSNLGRYEDALEVYEKAIEIKPDYDSLWYNRACAFSLTNKKEDSLYNLKRAIEFDSSYKRQAKKDTDFEKLWDDSDFIKIVE